The Microbacterium sp. LWO12-1.2 genome includes a window with the following:
- a CDS encoding Fur family transcriptional regulator — protein METELDSALRGAGLRATAGRVAVLEALTSMAHTDAERLYRAVSEVLPTTSIQSVHNILADLTTAGLIRRIEPAGSAALYERRIGDNHHHVVCTSCGAVGDVDCVVGDAPCLTPSSAGGFTVQTAEVTFWGLCPSCQNAAQ, from the coding sequence ATGGAGACAGAACTCGACTCGGCGCTTCGCGGCGCCGGGCTGCGCGCGACCGCGGGCCGCGTCGCCGTGCTCGAGGCGCTGACCTCCATGGCCCATACGGATGCGGAGCGGCTCTACCGCGCCGTGTCCGAAGTGCTGCCGACCACGTCGATCCAGTCGGTGCACAACATCCTCGCGGACCTGACGACGGCGGGACTCATCCGCCGGATCGAACCGGCAGGCTCCGCAGCCCTCTATGAGCGGCGCATCGGCGACAACCACCACCACGTCGTCTGCACCTCCTGCGGTGCGGTCGGCGATGTGGACTGCGTGGTCGGCGATGCACCGTGCCTCACGCCGTCCTCGGCCGGGGGTTTCACCGTCCAGACAGCCGAAGTCACCTTCTGGGGCCTCTGCCCCAGCTGCCAGAACGCCGCGCAGTAG
- a CDS encoding gamma-glutamyl-gamma-aminobutyrate hydrolase family protein, translating to MDIITTRTPHPPLIGITGRRKSAGIVGAPHGFVDAPLEAYMSEYATSVVRAGGLPVHLPMDAAPEEFVARLDGIVISGGDDVDPRRYGQAPGPHTFLIDPERDEFESALIAAGIASGVPVLGICRGAQLLNVVRGGTLHQHLPLGEGESHGSYAYPRAHRVHDVHTTPGSVAQALYGETTRVNSFHHQAVDVPGDGIVVTGTAPDGIIEAIEVSGVPAIGVQWHPETFGGDPVFGWLVEQAVQYSTKSKETK from the coding sequence ATGGACATCATCACTACCCGCACACCGCACCCACCGCTCATCGGGATCACCGGACGGCGCAAGTCTGCCGGCATCGTCGGAGCGCCCCACGGCTTCGTCGATGCCCCGTTGGAGGCGTACATGAGCGAGTACGCGACCTCGGTCGTCAGGGCCGGCGGCTTGCCGGTGCACCTGCCGATGGATGCTGCGCCCGAGGAGTTCGTCGCGCGCCTCGACGGGATCGTGATCTCGGGCGGCGACGACGTGGATCCGCGTCGCTACGGACAGGCCCCCGGTCCGCACACGTTCCTGATCGATCCCGAGCGGGACGAGTTCGAGTCGGCGCTCATCGCGGCGGGAATCGCGAGCGGCGTCCCCGTGCTCGGCATCTGTCGAGGGGCGCAACTGCTCAACGTCGTGCGGGGAGGAACGCTGCATCAGCACCTCCCGCTCGGCGAGGGTGAGTCGCACGGTTCCTACGCCTACCCGCGGGCCCACCGCGTGCATGATGTGCACACCACTCCGGGGAGCGTCGCGCAGGCCCTCTACGGTGAGACGACACGCGTGAACTCCTTCCATCACCAGGCCGTCGATGTGCCCGGTGACGGCATCGTGGTCACCGGAACCGCGCCGGACGGGATCATCGAGGCCATCGAGGTCAGCGGCGTTCCCGCGATCGGAGTGCAGTGGCACCCGGAGACCTTCGGGGGAGACCCCGTCTTCGGCTGGCTCGTGGAGCAGGCCGTCCAGTACTCGACGAAGAGCAAGGAGACGAAATGA
- a CDS encoding catalase: MTNPATNQPATTTQTGTPVASDAHSLTVGADGPTVLHDRYLVEKLASFNRERVPERNPHAKGGGAFGEFVVTEDVSAYTRAAAFQPGATSETLLRFSSVAGEQGSPDTWRDVRGFALRFYTSEGNLDIVGNNTPTFFLRDAMKFPDFIHSQKRLGDSGLRDADMQWDFWTLSPETAHQVTYLMGDRGLPRSWRHMNGYGSHTYQWINAEGERFWVQYHFLSKQGVEEMGADEAQQLAGSDADYYRRDLFDAIDRGEHPSWDVYVQVMPYDEAKDYRFNPFDLTKTWSKKDYPRIKVGTFTLNRNPQNFFAEIEQAAFSPGNQVPGTGISPDKMLMARVFAYSDAQRYRIGANYNQLPVNQAHAAETRNYMHEGQMQYRHNDAAHRVYTPHSFGAAGGPVADPVAGVEASWESDGELMRAAATLHLDDDDFGQAGTLYRTVFDDAQRARFLETLTGQGRSITIDVIRERFFQYWTNVDAALGEALRAQV; this comes from the coding sequence ATGACGAATCCTGCCACCAACCAGCCCGCCACCACGACGCAGACCGGCACCCCGGTCGCCAGCGACGCGCACTCGCTCACCGTCGGGGCCGACGGTCCCACCGTGCTCCACGACCGCTACCTGGTCGAGAAGCTCGCCTCGTTCAACCGCGAGCGCGTGCCGGAGCGCAACCCGCACGCCAAGGGCGGCGGCGCGTTCGGAGAGTTCGTCGTGACCGAAGACGTCTCGGCCTACACCCGGGCCGCGGCGTTCCAGCCCGGCGCCACCAGCGAGACGCTGCTGCGGTTCTCGTCGGTCGCCGGCGAGCAGGGCTCCCCCGACACCTGGCGTGATGTGCGCGGCTTCGCCCTGCGCTTCTACACGTCGGAGGGAAACCTCGACATCGTCGGCAACAACACCCCGACGTTCTTCCTGCGCGACGCGATGAAGTTCCCCGACTTCATCCACTCGCAGAAGCGCCTCGGCGACTCGGGTCTGCGCGACGCCGACATGCAGTGGGACTTCTGGACCCTCTCGCCCGAGACCGCCCACCAGGTGACGTACCTCATGGGCGACCGCGGCCTGCCCCGCAGCTGGCGCCACATGAACGGCTACGGCTCGCACACGTATCAGTGGATCAACGCCGAGGGTGAGCGCTTCTGGGTGCAGTACCACTTCCTCTCGAAGCAGGGCGTGGAGGAGATGGGTGCCGACGAGGCGCAGCAGCTCGCCGGATCGGATGCCGACTACTACCGCCGCGACCTGTTCGATGCGATCGACCGCGGCGAGCACCCCTCGTGGGACGTGTACGTGCAGGTCATGCCGTACGACGAGGCGAAGGACTACCGGTTCAACCCGTTCGACCTCACCAAGACCTGGTCGAAGAAGGACTACCCGCGCATCAAGGTGGGTACGTTCACGTTGAACCGCAACCCGCAGAACTTCTTCGCCGAGATCGAGCAGGCCGCGTTCTCGCCCGGGAACCAGGTGCCCGGCACCGGCATCTCCCCCGACAAGATGCTCATGGCGCGCGTGTTCGCGTACTCCGACGCCCAGCGCTACCGGATCGGTGCGAACTACAACCAGCTGCCCGTGAACCAGGCGCACGCCGCCGAGACGCGCAACTACATGCACGAGGGTCAGATGCAGTACCGGCACAACGACGCCGCGCACCGCGTCTACACGCCGCACTCCTTCGGGGCGGCCGGCGGCCCGGTGGCCGACCCGGTCGCGGGGGTCGAGGCGAGCTGGGAGTCCGACGGCGAGCTGATGCGCGCGGCCGCGACCCTCCACCTCGACGACGATGACTTCGGTCAGGCGGGCACGCTCTACCGCACGGTCTTCGACGACGCGCAGCGGGCCCGGTTCCTCGAGACCCTCACCGGCCAGGGGCGCTCGATCACGATCGACGTCATCCGCGAGCGCTTCTTCCAGTACTGGACGAACGTGGATGCCGCTCTCGGCGAGGCCCTGCGCGCGCAGGTCTGA
- a CDS encoding DoxX family protein yields the protein MLIALWIVNGLLALAMLGGGGMKLVTPKSTLAERGMAWTEDFSAPVVKLIAGLEVVGAIGLILPLLTGIAPILTPLAGTGLAIIMIGATIVHVRRKEPFAPALVLALLAIASAVLGFLVVA from the coding sequence ATGCTCATCGCCCTCTGGATCGTCAACGGCCTGCTGGCCCTCGCCATGCTGGGCGGAGGCGGCATGAAGCTCGTCACGCCGAAGTCCACACTCGCCGAGCGGGGTATGGCCTGGACCGAAGACTTCTCGGCACCGGTGGTCAAGCTCATCGCCGGCCTCGAGGTCGTCGGCGCCATCGGTCTGATCCTGCCCCTGCTGACCGGGATCGCCCCGATCCTCACCCCGCTCGCAGGCACCGGCCTCGCGATCATCATGATCGGGGCGACCATCGTCCACGTGCGCCGCAAGGAGCCCTTCGCTCCTGCACTGGTGCTCGCGCTGCTGGCCATCGCGAGCGCGGTGCTCGGCTTCCTCGTCGTCGCCTGA
- a CDS encoding aldehyde dehydrogenase family protein, translating to MTYPALRTWIGGVAEESPESDGSWLHDPNTGEVLAPSLSSSTGQVDRAVDAAQAAHDDRRWRGLAPERRAELLDALAEWIDARAEEIARLDALNSGVPISVTRLFGGANGATLRDAGRRAVAVQDSRALPAEQGDVRLHRVPWGPTALILPWNAPSAMAVKKTAFALAAGAVVVLKPSSFSPWSAQLLLEGAHAVGIPDGVVSLVQGSGGVGRRLVADQRIAAISMTGSTPTGRAIAATAAARFARLQLELGSNNAAIVRADADLPAAAKALADGVLKLSGQWCEAPRRVLVDRARRNELAALLAEEFGRRVIGSSLDEATEVGPVAFAARRTELEEQRDRLVQQGAEVHRVDGVPQGGWFFAPSVAVLDGPGLADEVFGPMLQVGGYRDEDEAVRIANTGQVGLAGYVFGEDEAAAAALGTRLIAGEVKVNGTSVLDMSPQSAQSFFGASGLGGHGDDDVLDFFVGKQIVGVDRPGLPL from the coding sequence ATGACGTACCCCGCTCTGCGCACCTGGATCGGCGGCGTCGCCGAGGAGAGCCCCGAATCTGACGGCTCCTGGCTGCACGACCCCAACACGGGGGAGGTGCTCGCTCCTTCCCTGTCGAGCTCGACCGGCCAGGTGGATCGTGCCGTGGATGCCGCGCAGGCGGCGCACGACGATCGGCGCTGGCGGGGACTGGCGCCTGAGCGTCGGGCGGAGCTGCTCGATGCACTGGCCGAGTGGATCGATGCCCGTGCCGAGGAGATCGCTCGGCTCGACGCGCTCAACAGCGGGGTCCCGATCTCCGTCACGAGGCTCTTCGGCGGGGCGAACGGCGCCACGCTGCGCGATGCGGGGCGTCGGGCCGTCGCGGTTCAGGACTCCCGCGCGCTCCCCGCAGAGCAGGGCGACGTGCGGCTGCACCGTGTCCCCTGGGGGCCGACCGCCCTCATCCTGCCGTGGAACGCGCCGTCGGCGATGGCGGTGAAGAAGACCGCGTTCGCGCTCGCCGCCGGTGCTGTCGTGGTGCTCAAGCCGTCGTCGTTCTCACCGTGGAGCGCCCAGCTGCTGCTGGAGGGTGCGCACGCGGTCGGCATCCCCGACGGCGTCGTCAGCCTGGTGCAGGGGAGCGGCGGTGTCGGACGACGGCTGGTGGCCGATCAGCGCATCGCGGCGATCTCGATGACCGGCTCCACGCCCACCGGCAGGGCGATCGCCGCGACGGCCGCGGCGCGCTTCGCCCGGTTGCAGCTCGAACTGGGCTCGAACAACGCCGCGATCGTGCGTGCCGATGCGGATCTCCCTGCGGCGGCGAAGGCGCTGGCGGATGGCGTGTTGAAGCTCTCCGGTCAGTGGTGTGAGGCGCCGCGGCGCGTACTCGTCGACCGTGCGCGCAGGAACGAGCTCGCCGCGCTGCTGGCCGAGGAGTTCGGACGCCGGGTGATCGGGTCGAGTCTGGACGAGGCGACGGAGGTGGGGCCGGTGGCGTTCGCCGCGCGCCGCACCGAGCTGGAGGAGCAGCGTGACCGCCTCGTGCAGCAGGGGGCGGAGGTCCACCGCGTCGATGGCGTGCCGCAGGGCGGCTGGTTCTTCGCGCCGAGCGTGGCGGTGCTCGACGGCCCCGGGCTCGCCGACGAGGTGTTCGGGCCCATGCTCCAGGTCGGTGGCTACCGCGACGAGGACGAAGCCGTGCGCATCGCCAACACCGGTCAGGTCGGCCTCGCCGGCTACGTCTTCGGTGAGGATGAAGCGGCCGCTGCCGCTCTGGGTACGCGGCTCATCGCGGGCGAGGTCAAGGTGAACGGCACGAGCGTTCTCGACATGTCTCCGCAGTCGGCGCAGAGCTTCTTCGGTGCCAGCGGACTCGGGGGCCACGGCGACGACGATGTGCTTGACTTCTTCGTGGGGAAGCAGATCGTGGGCGTGGACAGGCCGGGTCTCCCCCTCTAG
- a CDS encoding winged helix-turn-helix transcriptional regulator produces the protein MSLTHIDERNVAGFPGYESSCSLDENAGRAIREVLDRVGDKWSLLVIATLRGDRLRFTELLKHIPGISQRMLTLTLRQLERDGLVTRTAYAEVPPRVEYELTDLGATLIPMARTIGDWALANHAAIEDSRARYDAAHS, from the coding sequence ATGTCACTGACCCACATCGACGAGCGCAACGTTGCCGGGTTCCCGGGCTACGAGAGTTCCTGCTCGCTCGATGAGAACGCGGGTCGCGCGATCCGCGAGGTGCTCGACCGGGTCGGCGACAAGTGGTCTCTGCTCGTCATCGCCACGCTGCGCGGAGACCGGCTGCGGTTCACGGAGCTCCTGAAGCACATCCCCGGTATCTCCCAGCGGATGCTGACGCTGACGCTCCGCCAGCTCGAGCGTGATGGTCTGGTCACGCGCACCGCCTACGCCGAGGTGCCGCCGCGGGTGGAGTACGAGCTCACCGACCTCGGCGCCACGCTCATCCCGATGGCCCGCACCATCGGCGACTGGGCGCTTGCGAACCACGCCGCGATCGAGGACTCCCGCGCCCGCTACGACGCCGCGCACTCCTAG
- a CDS encoding oxidoreductase: protein MQENTPPSRPDPGAGYPPALALVGSRALVVGGTRGLGAAVVRRLAAAGADVWAAGRSAPPTALPARLLLLDATAAEAPGLLADAVAEAGGLDILVHVVGGSSAPAGGHAALTDADWQRELEINLLTAVRIDRALVPALSAATDRGAIVHVGSIQARMPIHDGTLAYAAAKAALRTYSKGLANELAPRGVRVNMVSPGGIENESKSALALRLAQAEGLSPEEGEQKIFDLLGGVPLGRFADPDEIAEAVGFLVSDAAASIVGTELVVDGGTIKTV, encoded by the coding sequence ATGCAGGAGAACACACCCCCTTCACGACCGGACCCAGGGGCCGGTTACCCTCCCGCCCTCGCACTCGTCGGCTCCCGCGCCCTCGTCGTCGGCGGCACTCGCGGGCTCGGCGCTGCCGTCGTGCGACGGCTCGCCGCTGCCGGTGCGGACGTCTGGGCAGCGGGGCGCTCGGCGCCTCCGACAGCACTGCCTGCTCGTCTCCTCCTCCTCGACGCCACCGCAGCGGAGGCACCTGGCCTCCTCGCCGACGCTGTCGCCGAGGCCGGCGGACTGGACATTCTCGTGCACGTCGTCGGTGGCTCCAGCGCGCCCGCCGGAGGTCATGCCGCGCTGACGGATGCGGACTGGCAGAGGGAGCTCGAGATCAACCTCCTCACGGCGGTCCGTATCGACCGTGCGCTGGTCCCCGCATTGAGCGCAGCCACAGACCGGGGAGCGATCGTGCATGTGGGTTCGATCCAGGCGCGGATGCCGATCCACGACGGCACGCTCGCGTATGCCGCAGCCAAGGCGGCGCTTCGCACGTACAGCAAGGGACTCGCGAACGAACTCGCTCCGCGTGGAGTGCGCGTCAACATGGTCTCGCCGGGCGGCATCGAGAACGAGAGCAAGTCCGCTCTCGCACTGCGGCTGGCTCAGGCGGAGGGCCTCTCGCCGGAAGAAGGCGAGCAGAAGATCTTCGACCTGCTGGGCGGAGTGCCCCTCGGACGCTTCGCCGACCCCGATGAGATCGCCGAGGCGGTCGGGTTCCTGGTCTCGGATGCTGCGGCGTCGATCGTCGGGACCGAGCTCGTCGTGGACGGCGGAACCATCAAGACCGTCTGA
- a CDS encoding SDR family NAD(P)-dependent oxidoreductase, which produces MRHADKNAFLTGAGSGIGRETALRLASEGARVLVTDVSLDGAAETVALIEAAGGTALAAKVDVRSREQIRAAVDVARESWGALHLLVNNAGVVTEHSFETLTEEAWDFVFDINLKGQFLVAQEVAPLIAESGGGAIVNLSTVEALVVVTSTGTAQPHYNASKAGVPMLTKALAVELASKNIRVNCVAPGPIATDFFDYESVTSAEGLEFMKQRLLVPRVGLPSDIASAVSWLLSDEAAWIDGIQLPVDGGWLTR; this is translated from the coding sequence ATGAGACATGCAGACAAGAACGCCTTCCTCACCGGGGCAGGGTCGGGAATCGGACGCGAGACCGCACTCCGTCTGGCATCGGAGGGCGCGCGCGTGCTCGTCACCGACGTATCGCTCGACGGGGCGGCGGAGACGGTCGCACTGATCGAGGCGGCCGGCGGCACGGCGCTCGCGGCGAAGGTCGACGTGCGTTCGCGTGAGCAGATCCGCGCCGCGGTCGATGTCGCACGTGAATCCTGGGGTGCGCTGCACCTGCTCGTGAACAACGCCGGCGTGGTCACGGAGCACTCGTTCGAGACCCTCACGGAAGAGGCGTGGGACTTCGTCTTCGACATCAACCTGAAGGGGCAGTTCCTGGTCGCCCAGGAGGTCGCCCCGCTGATCGCGGAGTCCGGAGGCGGCGCGATCGTGAACCTCTCGACCGTCGAAGCGCTGGTCGTCGTCACCAGCACCGGCACGGCGCAGCCGCACTACAACGCCAGCAAGGCCGGAGTGCCGATGCTGACCAAGGCTCTCGCCGTCGAACTCGCGTCGAAGAACATCCGCGTGAACTGCGTGGCACCGGGTCCGATCGCCACCGACTTCTTCGATTACGAGAGCGTCACGAGCGCCGAGGGCCTGGAGTTCATGAAGCAGCGCCTGCTGGTGCCGCGCGTGGGTCTGCCCTCCGACATCGCCTCGGCGGTCTCCTGGCTGCTCAGCGACGAGGCCGCCTGGATCGACGGCATCCAGCTGCCCGTCGACGGAGGGTGGCTGACGCGATGA
- a CDS encoding FadR/GntR family transcriptional regulator, which translates to MGERDEAHRDFSRAVLQPVSGYQAVVGFLRREMALGRIRPGDRLPPERRLAEQLGVARETLRQALRILEGSGQIVISRGASGGAIVQDAALDPRLIREEVRTRSAEIGELTEFRVIVESGGAALAATRRTDDDLEAMELAQRDLAESETKADSRIADTDFHIALAEASRNALVRDAVEEARVRMFESVDLMSFEFVKESSWGAHEKILDAVRRGDAEGAAAAMRAHLRTTSEEFARVVDL; encoded by the coding sequence ATGGGCGAGCGCGACGAGGCGCACCGCGACTTCTCCCGCGCTGTGCTGCAACCCGTGTCGGGGTATCAGGCCGTGGTGGGGTTCCTGCGCCGCGAGATGGCGCTCGGTCGCATCCGTCCCGGTGACCGCCTGCCGCCGGAGCGACGCCTCGCCGAGCAGCTGGGCGTCGCCCGAGAGACGCTGCGGCAGGCGCTGCGCATCCTGGAGGGCAGCGGCCAGATCGTGATCTCCCGAGGAGCATCGGGCGGTGCCATCGTGCAGGATGCCGCGCTGGATCCGCGCCTGATCCGCGAGGAGGTGCGCACGCGCTCGGCGGAGATCGGCGAGCTTACGGAGTTCCGCGTGATCGTGGAGTCGGGCGGGGCTGCGCTCGCCGCGACTCGGCGCACCGACGACGACCTCGAGGCGATGGAGCTCGCTCAGCGCGATCTCGCCGAGTCCGAGACCAAGGCGGACTCCCGCATCGCCGACACCGACTTCCACATCGCTCTCGCAGAAGCGTCGCGGAATGCCCTGGTGCGGGATGCCGTGGAAGAGGCGCGGGTGCGCATGTTCGAGTCCGTCGACCTGATGAGCTTCGAGTTCGTCAAGGAGTCGAGCTGGGGAGCGCACGAGAAGATCCTGGACGCCGTGCGCCGGGGCGACGCCGAGGGTGCTGCCGCAGCGATGCGCGCCCATCTGCGCACGACGAGCGAGGAGTTCGCCAGGGTCGTCGATCTCTGA
- a CDS encoding glutamine synthetase family protein, with the protein MADAMIDDVRLAPDDLEAAGIRTVIVATPDMQGRLVGRRIPVEGFGRVVANGVDICTCAWAWDIDQGLELIDANKFAVCGMHNGVPDVTLIPDLETLRPAAWLDGVAICLADPVDVHTKEPLPLSPRVILKQELARIREIGLTPQVGTELEFYLFRNDPRELRKSGFRDLDPTTLTPSDFMIHEGNLYEPFFQKLRADLRASGILVEAAQSEWGLGQWEMTFTYGDPLEMADRHALYKLAVRDTAARAGMSATFMARPLNDQPGSSCHVHVSFLGEDGTEAFWDEDDPEHLSPRMRSAIAGALEHAPAFMAWYAPTVNAYRRSNSTDVAGSGRTWGFDNRTTTVRVVGHTPSALRFEFRLPGADTNPYFTLTGVLASARDGMARGAELGDPVRGSAYELAGDGAMPTDPRRAAELFGASSLVRELLTPDLISHQQVLLEHEWTTFMSRVTDWDLHRYFDRI; encoded by the coding sequence GTGGCTGACGCGATGATCGACGACGTGCGGCTCGCGCCCGACGATCTCGAGGCCGCAGGCATCCGCACCGTCATCGTGGCGACGCCCGACATGCAGGGACGTCTGGTCGGCCGCCGCATCCCCGTCGAGGGATTCGGTCGGGTCGTCGCGAACGGCGTCGACATCTGCACCTGCGCCTGGGCGTGGGACATCGATCAGGGTCTCGAGCTGATCGACGCCAACAAGTTCGCGGTCTGCGGGATGCACAACGGAGTGCCGGATGTGACGCTGATCCCCGACCTGGAGACCCTGCGCCCTGCCGCCTGGCTCGACGGCGTCGCGATCTGCCTCGCCGATCCGGTCGACGTGCACACCAAGGAACCGCTGCCGCTCTCGCCCCGCGTGATCCTCAAGCAGGAGCTCGCTCGCATCCGCGAAATCGGGCTCACTCCGCAGGTGGGCACGGAGCTGGAGTTCTACCTGTTCCGCAACGACCCCCGCGAGCTGCGCAAATCGGGATTCCGCGATCTGGATCCGACCACGCTCACCCCCTCGGACTTCATGATCCACGAGGGGAACCTGTACGAGCCGTTCTTCCAGAAGCTGCGGGCCGACCTGCGGGCCAGCGGCATCCTCGTCGAAGCCGCGCAGAGCGAATGGGGGCTCGGGCAGTGGGAGATGACGTTCACCTACGGTGACCCGCTGGAGATGGCCGACCGGCACGCCCTGTACAAGCTCGCGGTGCGCGACACCGCGGCGCGCGCCGGCATGTCGGCGACGTTCATGGCCCGCCCGCTGAACGACCAGCCCGGCTCCTCCTGTCATGTGCACGTGTCGTTCCTCGGCGAAGACGGCACGGAGGCGTTCTGGGACGAGGATGACCCCGAGCATCTGAGTCCGCGGATGCGGTCGGCGATCGCCGGCGCACTGGAGCACGCTCCGGCGTTCATGGCCTGGTACGCCCCGACCGTGAACGCGTATCGCCGTAGCAACTCCACCGACGTCGCGGGTAGTGGGCGCACCTGGGGCTTCGACAACCGCACCACGACGGTGCGGGTGGTGGGACACACCCCGTCGGCGCTTCGCTTCGAGTTCCGGCTCCCCGGTGCCGACACGAACCCGTACTTCACGCTCACCGGCGTGCTCGCCTCGGCGCGCGACGGCATGGCCAGGGGAGCCGAGCTCGGCGACCCCGTGCGCGGGAGTGCATACGAGCTCGCGGGCGACGGGGCGATGCCGACCGACCCCCGCCGTGCCGCCGAACTGTTCGGCGCGAGCAGCCTCGTCCGTGAACTCCTCACGCCCGACCTCATCTCGCACCAGCAGGTACTGCTCGAGCACGAGTGGACGACGTTCATGTCTCGGGTGACCGACTGGGACCTGCACCGCTACTTCGATCGGATCTGA
- a CDS encoding MerR family transcriptional regulator: MASLMTIGDFSRAVRLTAKALRFYHRNGVLVPAHVDDHNGYRLYTPEQIPDAQTVRTLRTLDVPVEVIREVVSTPDVELRAELISDHLARMEDKLEETRAAVESLRAMLERPRPQPEIVHRSVAETRVVAIRECIDLRDLGTWFRRSVSTLQGIADSADPDAIGSFGGVWPDDLLVDGRGTATLYFAIQNGFDEHALRSGAEVLVLPAVELAVARHEGSDALVPQVYAALGAHVARHELRIDAPVRETYIQGFPGIDQHCVIDIGWPIFRVFR; the protein is encoded by the coding sequence GTGGCTTCCCTGATGACGATCGGCGACTTCTCGCGAGCCGTGCGCCTGACCGCCAAGGCGCTCCGCTTCTATCACCGCAACGGTGTGCTCGTGCCTGCCCATGTCGACGACCACAACGGCTACCGGCTGTACACCCCGGAACAGATCCCGGATGCTCAGACGGTGCGCACCCTGCGCACCCTAGATGTGCCGGTCGAGGTGATCCGCGAGGTGGTCTCGACGCCCGACGTCGAGCTGCGCGCCGAGCTGATCTCGGATCATCTCGCGCGGATGGAGGACAAGCTCGAAGAGACCAGAGCGGCCGTCGAGAGCCTGAGAGCGATGCTGGAGCGGCCTCGTCCTCAACCGGAGATCGTCCATCGCAGCGTCGCGGAGACCCGTGTGGTGGCGATCCGCGAGTGCATCGACCTGCGCGACCTCGGCACGTGGTTCCGCCGATCCGTGTCGACACTGCAGGGCATCGCCGACAGCGCCGACCCTGACGCGATCGGTTCGTTCGGCGGCGTATGGCCGGATGACCTGCTCGTCGACGGCCGAGGAACCGCGACCCTGTACTTCGCGATCCAGAACGGCTTCGATGAGCACGCCCTCCGCTCCGGTGCAGAGGTGCTGGTCCTTCCGGCCGTCGAACTCGCGGTCGCACGGCACGAAGGGTCCGACGCGCTGGTCCCTCAGGTCTACGCGGCGCTGGGCGCGCACGTCGCGCGGCACGAACTCCGCATCGATGCTCCCGTGCGTGAGACCTACATCCAGGGCTTCCCCGGCATCGATCAGCACTGCGTCATCGACATCGGATGGCCGATCTTCCGCGTGTTCCGATGA